The Thermoleophilia bacterium nucleotide sequence TCGCTCTATCCGCCCCTCGGGCAGTTCGTCCACGTGGTGGCCTGGATTGTGCAGGAGGGGCTTCTCGGCAACGTTGTGACGTTCTGGATCTATCTGGCGCTGCTTGGTCTCGCGATGCTCGCCCCGGCGCTCTGGGTTGCGTGGGGTCGCCGCAACTCACCCTTTGCTCTCGCTGGTGATGCTCGTGATGGGGGTGGCCGCACTTCCCGTCATTGCCATGTTGGACCGCGGCAACAGCGCGGGCTTCGCAATACCCCTCGTGCTTGCGGCCATGGTGTTCCTGGGCCGGGATCCCGCGTGGCTCGCGCCAGCCGCCATCGTGGGTGCCGCACTAGTGCGCCCGCAGTTCATCATCGTCGCGCTTGCGCTGGTGGCCATCCGCCGAATTCGACATGCCCTGGCTGCAGTGGCGACATTCGTCGTTGTGAGCCTCATGTCGTTCTTCTTCGTGCCGGGCGGGTTCGCCGCCGGCATGCGCGCCTGGATCGACAACGTCACCGTCTTCCGTGGTGGTTTTGGAGATCTCAACAGTCCAATCCCCGCCAACATCTCGGTCGCCCGCACCATCACGTCAGTTGGCAGCTGGCTCAGCGAACGCCCCGGCCCTATCGGCTCGTTCGGGTACTGGGTGGCATCCACTGTGCCCAAACATCCGTTCATTCCTGCACTCCTGCTGCTGTGCCTTGCGCTTGCTCTCTTTGTTGCCGCTCGGGGACGCGTGCCCCGATCAGTGGCAATCGTCGTGCCGGTCGCTCTCGCCGTGATGAGCCCCACCGCTGTTCCGGGGTACTACCTCGGCTTCGCGCTCGTGATCGGCCCCGACCTCCGTGCCAGAGGCGGCCGGGGCATGCTGGATACCGAGGCCGACGGCAGAACCCCGTGGTGGTGGGGTTGGCCGTTGATCGTCGCCACCGCCCTGCCGATCGCACCGATTGCGCTGTCCGGTGATGCGCCCGAGGG carries:
- a CDS encoding DUF2029 domain-containing protein, producing MMLVMGVAALPVIAMLDRGNSAGFAIPLVLAAMVFLGRDPAWLAPAAIVGAALVRPQFIIVALALVAIRRIRHALAAVATFVVVSLMSFFFVPGGFAAGMRAWIDNVTVFRGGFGDLNSPIPANISVARTITSVGSWLSERPGPIGSFGYWVASTVPKHPFIPALLLLCLALALFVAARGRVPRSVAIVVPVALAVMSPTAVPGYYLGFALVIGPDLRARGGRGMLDTEADGRTPWWWGWPLIVATALPIAPIALSGDAPEGSPLPRSGYVLEQVGKAWFVVLLLGLAWVAMRIWRTWRARPSVRQLAP